One Citrus sinensis cultivar Valencia sweet orange chromosome 5, DVS_A1.0, whole genome shotgun sequence genomic window, CTTGTTAGGCTTGGCAAACAATCGAGTGTCAAGTAGTTCATTCTCTCGAAGACAATGCAACCTTTCACTTCTTCTCCAACCTGCAATTGTATGATTTGTTCTATCATTTTGCAATCAGCTATCTTCATTCTTCCGAGATTCACTAGATTTTTAGATGTTGAGAGCGTCGACAAATTTATCAACCTGTGACACTTCGATACTTCTAGTCCCCACAGATTTTCCAAATGCCACGAAGGTGGTACTAGTTTTTGCAACTTACTACATTCCGATATTTCTAGACTTCCCAAGTTTGCAAACGCTTTGTTGGATTCGTCATTTTCCTTCCAGAGATGCTGCACTTTGTGTAATCTAGATAGCTTTAACTCCATCAATAGAGGGAATGCAACctgaaaatcaacaaaattaagttgtaaatgaaaatatgtatCCAATCTCTGGAGTCTTCCCCTGCATATTTTATGGACAAGACTAATCACggcattttatattttatttccaaatatAAGTATCAAATCGATTACCCTTTGAAACACATAAATGAAATCTGAGGCTAAATCCAATATGAATTAGTTAGGAAAACAGAGATgtaacacacataattaatatAGTTCATCACCTCGTGTTATCAGGCATCCAAttaatttcagacatttttataattcataCTATAAAGATAGTTAATAACTGCGGTTATATTGTTAAATCAGATATAAATTAAGATGACATGCAAAAAGATGAGTCATTAAATTTGACTTGATTCTAATGAAATTACATCCGTGCGAACAAAAGTgaagggaaaaataataataataataataataatcacctTTTCATCGAAGAGAGGTTGTACTTGATCAGCGAGCAAGAAGTTCTCTtctaatgttaatttttgagGTTTCTTGTTATCTGTTGTCACGTGCACTACAGAGTTGGATACGAATGTTTCCATATTAGGGCAATTCTCAATAGTCAGACTCCACAACATAagcatttcaattatattcTCAGTGAAGTTGCAGaatcttttgagttttggaAGATCAATGAGCCTTAGCTCGGAAAGCTTAGGAAACAGGGGGCTTATATGTTCTTTGTCAGCATTTAGCTCTTCCAAATGAAGCACCTCTTCTATTGAATCACAATTCCTCACTTCCAGGCATCTCAAATTGTTCAAGCACCGTAGCAGATTGGCAGGAATAGCACTCGACATGTTCGTGCAGTCATCCACCTCCAGCTCTTCTAAATTGTTGAAGAAGCTGACAGGCAGTGCTTGGCCATGccatatttctttcaaacatgGAAAATCTGAGAGTTGCAAATACTCTATATCACAGAATCCAATCTGCACAAACCAAAACAATTGCACtggatatatataatttttttttttgaaaggcattagatatatatacattaaacttacatgttttgtgttttaacTTCTAAAACTATATATACAAGGCAGGTGTATATGTTCAAATGTCCAAAGTGCAAGGGAGATGCATAAGTAATTTCGACGAATCGATTTAACACATACCATTTCTTCGTAACACTTTTGTATAGTGGAATTAAGGTTGCCTTCCCAATGGCGCAATTCATCCTCGTTCTTTTCAGTCACCTGCACTTCGTGCAGCTTTGGTGTGGATACGATTCCCTGAGAAAAAGGCTTCATGTTCCGACAATGTGTCATAGAAACTCCTTCCAATAATGGGAATTCAAGAGTGTAATTCTCCAAACAAAAGCTAGTAAGCCTTGGTAAATCAACAAGTGCCAAATGTTTTAATTCGTTGAAAGCAATACGATTCTCCTTCGCTTCTTCTCCAACATGTCCTATGATTTCTACTATTTTTTCACAGTGTGCTACATTAAGATTCACTAGACTATTGGGAATTCCAACCTGAAAATAAAGAGTAGCATTCAACTAGATTCAAAGTATGTCAAAATCATACAattgttttatgaaaaataacaaaccaTGAATGTCTACTagatattttttgttaaagaaaaaaggaaaaaattaaaacaaaaataaataaatagaagtccagaaaaacaaagataatgaaaatgcatttacACTATTTAGTATTAGGAACGGAGAAAGAATTTcaggtaatttttaaatattcttaattcatttttcatcttgatgctagtttttaaaaatttttaattttcaaacatgcctatttttaaaataactaaactaAAACGCTGTATTCCCCATTTTTTCCCGATATTCATGCttttaaaaatggaaaacattTCTGGAAAACACTTCCCAACGCCATCAACATGGGACTGTTATAGAGTGAATATTTGAGGAAATTTTTTAGTCAACGGTCGATTCAAAATGAACATAATGAATTTGTGCTTAATCAATGGCGTAATCAATTCATAACTAAACTGGAGATATTAACTACATTTGAAcacttttctttattttttttttaaatcgaAATCTAAAGACCcaaggaaaagagaaatatatatgaatttgtgaaCTTAAAAGCTGAGTAACTAagtatcttttaatttctgaaaatcttatttattagggtttaagaaaaaaaaattaaattgaattatattatgCTGTCAAATCGTGTTTAAAACAATTACTTTAATGCAGGTGAACCTATAAATTAGATTGAAAATGCAGAGTTCAGAATGGTGATTTGAAGTACACTACTTTTTTTCCCTCCAGAAGTTTGAAGTACAATACTTGCAATAAATCATTtgtgaatgaaaattatttgtaaacacaaaaatgattaaaataattgttgaatgttacttgaaataaaaattcaaaatgaatatAGCAATCTTACCaatgaaggaaaaatattCAGTAGATTATTACACCCAGATATCTCCAATTCCTTCAATTTGCTAAAAGACTTCGAAGCAAGCAGGTGGTGCCATATTTTTCTCAACTTATCCGCCTCACTAATCTGTAATACCTCCAGACTTGGGAGTCGTACCTgaagttaaaaattcaatgcAATTAGAGatggatattaattaaatttgaagacTCAACGATAGaagaaattaactattaagaataaaattaattaaaaaaaaaaccttttcatCAAAGAAAGATTGAGGTTGCATTTCAGTGTGAATGACGTCTTCTGGTGAGGCAAAGCTACTTAGTTTTGGAAGATAACGAAGCCACAGGGAGTGTAGTTTAGGAAAAACCTTCAATTCATCTCTTCCTCCTAACCCCCCCGTGGTGTTGTTGACTACCCCTTCCATTGACCGGCAATTACGAATCTCAAGTTGTTGGAGTTGCCCAAGACTATTAACCATAGAATATGAAAACAAATACTTCAGACGATGACAACTCCACACGGTcacttttgttaaattttgacaacAATACATTCCCTGAAATTGATCGGGCCATAATTTTTTGATGTTTGTTAAACCGCCAAGTTGCAGTTCCTCCAAGCGTGGAAAAGTAACCTGCAAAGCAAAACCGTACATTTTTGTTCCTTCAACTACAACTTCTAATATAATATTCTTTCGATAATTGAAGATCAATCGTGATAAtatattacttaattaattattaaacagAAAATTATTACCTGGTGAACAGGATCATCCTCTGCATTGATTTCTGTGAATCCCTGAGTTGTTGGTTTCTCCATGTCGGGCCCtataaatgaacaaaaacaatatataataaacatccgtgtttttttttcaccaaaaaaaaagaaaaagaaaaaaagaatgagtCAATGTCAATAATCCtaccaataattaatttcaacacttaccaataatcattttcaaattatcgCAATTTTTTACTCTTACTTTTTGAAGCCCCAATAGGTTTTTAGCCATAGAGAATGAGAAGAGATACTTCAATTTTGGACAGGAATCTACGTTTATAATCCTTAAGTTGCTGAAAGATTGATCTTCTCTGAGTTGGCTGTAGCATATCGTCTCCAAATtggttaaattaataagatccAATGACTCCAGCAAGGGAAAGACTTTGCAACGAACCCGTCCAACTGAACCGACAATATGTAAAATCTCAGAACAGTCTGATACTAGAAGATGCTGCAATCGTGGAAAACCTTCCCCATCGTCTAATTCATGAACAACATTCTGAACACCCTTCTGAGACTGTAGACGGAGATCTTCAGTTCTCTTCAGCAACATTTTCGTCCTATCATTCCCCAAAAGAAGGCTAACTTTTTCTGGCCCCTTGAGCACCATCAATGTTGATGTTTTAGATGTGACGTGCCGTCGGACAGACGTTTGTCCTATAAATATCTTATATCTTTCCAATTCCACAGAGACAAAATCCGGCGGCAGAATTTCGGAATCCGAAACATCTATCTCCAAAGTAGTTAGGTTTGACAACCCCTTCAACTCGACAAGACTGGCATTACTTCCTCCTTCAACCTTATCCCACTGTGAAAAGCTGTTATGCATAAACAGTTCTTCTAATCgagataattttgatatgacATTTGGTGGTATCAACTCAAGGCTCCGACAATTGCTCAAATCTAGCAACTGTAACCGCGTCAATCGTCCAATTCCGAGTGGTAACTGCTTGATATCGGAATATACAAGGCTGAGAATCTCTAATTTCTTTAGCTGTCCAACTATTGCTATATCTTTTAGTCGGCAATAGTCTAAACACAATGTTTGAAGGTTAATGAGGCAACCAAGTGATGAAGGTAATGAAGAGAAGTGAATTCcagtaaaattcaaaactttgAGTCCTTCCGTCCCTTTAAAAAAGTGGTCTTTAACTTGCATAGAGCAAAGACCCTTCGTATGCAACAAAAGTAACTCGAGACGGGGACATCCCAACCTTTCGGGAAGCTCTTGAATATCTCTATAAGGTAAAGAAATAGCAATTGGATCTTTCCGTATTGTCTCTtccatctttttctccaaGTCGGCAACATTTGGAATATTAAACATGAGCTCCTCTTCTGCAATTGATACAGCAACAGCATGAATGACGTCATGCATTTTGACTTCATCTTCAGCATCACCGTCCAACAATAAGCATGAAGATTTGAGTTTGCCGATCAACGTATGCACTCTACTCCTTGCTTCTTCCAGTGTGTAAACGTTTTTAAAATAGCCCATACCCATACCACATCTCAATAAGGAAGAAACTGGTATAGCATGACCTTCACTAAATAGACCACAAAGAAGGAACAAAGATTTTGCTTCCTTACTTCCCAATAAGTCGTAACTCAATTTTATGGAGATGTACACATTTATTTCCATtccatcaatttcttttgcatTGGAACTTCTTAGCTGATTCAACACATCTTTCCAAGTGTCAAgcctttcatttttcaaagctTTTGCAAGTGTAATCAGTGCAACAGGCAGTCCTCCGCATCTTTCAACGATCTCATCTGCTATAGATTGAAAAGCAAATGTTTTCATTGAATCACCCACTATCTTCTTAAATAACTGCAatgcttcttcttttaataaaGCATCGATCTGGATCTCTTTCTGAGAATTCATAACATTGCGCAATAAATCTTGACGTCTAGACGTCAGTATTATTGTGCATCGTCTCTGATCAcccattctttctttctcaacaTCCCTGGAAGGAATTCCAACTTTATCGAACTCCAGTTCTCTCCAAATATTATCCAATATAATGAGATGCCGCTCCTTGTTCTTCAATGCTCCACATAGTTGATTTGCTCTGTCGAATATACTCTCATTCAACTCAAACTTTATGCCTAAATCAGAAGCAAGTTCGTCTTGAATTTTCTGATGATCTGGGTTCTCTGTTACCTCAGCCATAGCGACCTTATCGAACAACTTATCTTCCAGCACTTGCTTTGCAACTTGCTTGACGAGCGTGGTTTTACCCACGCCGCCCATCCCGTAGACCCCAATTATGTTGAGCTTATCATCCCTCAACGCCTCCATAACATCTTGAAATACTTTCATTCTTGAATCAAACGCCTCGAAATCTTTCACTTGAATAAGTTCTACCAGCTTTGGAGTAGGACGGTGGGAAACATTGGAGAAGTTGCCTTTTCCCACGAGACTAGCTGCAGCTTCTGCGGCCTTTGCTGCTTGTCTACTGAGCTTGTAACGAGAAATCAAGTTTGGGCACAATCCTTTGAAACAGAACTTCTTAGCTCTATCTTCATCATCAGTGATGGATTTGGCAGCGCCCTGAGTGAATTCCTTGACACTATTAAGCCAGTCTGCAACATCCTTATAAATCTCATCTCCTTGTTGAGTAGCCTGATGAACGGGTATTTCCACCCTTTCTCTTTTGTGTTCCAGCTGCTTCACTTGATCTTTTAGGCCATCTATGTAGCTCTGGTACTTGAACACATAAGATATCTGCCGTATAATCGGTTTGAATAGTGACTTTGCACCTTCTGATACGATGCTGGAAAAAGCAGCCAGACCCACTTCTGCAGCCATTGCCTGTTGCTTaacagtatatatatatatatatatatatatatatatatataaagtgaataaaaatgtcaaataaaggaatacaaataaattaaaatgaactaGAGGGAAAgacagagaaagaaaagacCGCAAACAACATCGCGATATTGATTTTGAACCAACTGATACCTAAGTagagaatttctttttctatcttaAGGATAAGAGGTTTCGCTATTAACAGAAAGGTATCCTTCAAGGAAAGTTGAtggaaattaagaaagaatGGCTATCAAGATCAAGTATTCTggtactaaaaataaatgatatgacttaagaaaagtaaattatatgattaagaaaaaccagagaatttttttcctaGGAAAGTTTAtggaaattaagaaagaaCCGCTATGAAGATCAAGTATCAGAGATTCTGCTACTAAAAGAATATTACAGGTTTTAGAACAAGTGCACCTCTTGACCTGTCTGGGATAAGAGTTGATGAGCTGCTGTATTCACCTTGAATATAGAAGAAATATTACAGGTTTTGACTAAAGAGGAATGTGAGGAACGAGTTGATGAGAGTAATAACAATGACTTTCCAAAAGAAGACGACTTGAGCATTAAGCATGCACCCCCTTTTTCAATCAAATATTGGTACGTATATACGTAGGGACCATTATGCGTATATGAAGTCCATTAGTTGCAATCAGAAACCCTGGCCCAATTTAATTGACACTGGATTTTTGATAAGAAGAAGGCAAGGATAAGGACAAAGTCAATCAATCACCAACAGTAATTACTTCAATCTTTGTCA contains:
- the LOC102611187 gene encoding disease resistance protein At4g27190-like isoform X1, which gives rise to MLKSSSFGKSLLLLSSTRSSHSSLVKTCNISSIFKVNTAAHQLLSQTEVGLAAFSSIVSEGAKSLFKPIIRQISYVFKYQSYIDGLKDQVKQLEHKRERVEIPVHQATQQGDEIYKDVADWLNSVKEFTQGAAKSITDDEDRAKKFCFKGLCPNLISRYKLSRQAAKAAEAAASLVGKGNFSNVSHRPTPKLVELIQVKDFEAFDSRMKVFQDVMEALRDDKLNIIGVYGMGGVGKTTLVKQVAKQVLEDKLFDKVAMAEVTENPDHQKIQDELASDLGIKFELNESIFDRANQLCGALKNKERHLIILDNIWRELEFDKVGIPSRDVEKERMGDQRRCTIILTSRRQDLLRNVMNSQKEIQIDALLKEEALQLFKKIVGDSMKTFAFQSIADEIVERCGGLPVALITLAKALKNERLDTWKDVLNQLRSSNAKEIDGMEINVYISIKLSYDLLGSKEAKSLFLLCGLFSEGHAIPVSSLLRCGMGMGYFKNVYTLEEARSRVHTLIGKLKSSCLLLDGDAEDEVKMHDVIHAVAVSIAEEELMFNIPNVADLEKKMEETIRKDPIAISLPYRDIQELPERLGCPRLELLLLHTKGLCSMQVKDHFFKGTEGLKVLNFTGIHFSSLPSSLGCLINLQTLCLDYCRLKDIAIVGQLKKLEILSLVYSDIKQLPLGIGRLTRLQLLDLSNCRSLELIPPNVISKLSRLEELFMHNSFSQWDKVEGGSNASLVELKGLSNLTTLEIDVSDSEILPPDFVSVELERYKIFIGQTSVRRHVTSKTSTLMVLKGPEKVSLLLGNDRTKMLLKRTEDLRLQSQKGVQNVVHELDDGEGFPRLQHLLVSDCSEILHIVGSVGRVRCKVFPLLESLDLINLTNLETICYSQLREDQSFSNLRIINVDSCPKLKYLFSFSMAKNLLGLQKVRVKNCDNLKMIIGPDMEKPTTQGFTEINAEDDPVHQVTFPRLEELQLGGLTNIKKLWPDQFQGMYCCQNLTKVTVWSCHRLKYLFSYSMVNSLGQLQQLEIRNCRSMEGVVNNTTGGLGGRDELKVFPKLHSLWLRYLPKLSSFASPEDVIHTEMQPQSFFDEKVRLPSLEVLQISEADKLRKIWHHLLASKSFSKLKELEISGCNNLLNIFPSLLNATLYFQVGIPNSLVNLNVAHCEKIVEIIGHVGEEAKENRIAFNELKHLALVDLPRLTSFCLENYTLEFPLLEGVSMTHCRNMKPFSQGIVSTPKLHEVQVTEKNEDELRHWEGNLNSTIQKCYEEMIGFCDIEYLQLSDFPCLKEIWHGQALPVSFFNNLEELEVDDCTNMSSAIPANLLRCLNNLRCLEVRNCDSIEEVLHLEELNADKEHISPLFPKLSELRLIDLPKLKRFCNFTENIIEMLMLWSLTIENCPNMETFVSNSVVHVTTDNKKPQKLTLEENFLLADQVQPLFDEKVAFPLLMELKLSRLHKVQHLWKENDESNKAFANLGSLEISECSKLQKLVPPSWHLENLWGLEVSKCHRLINLSTLSTSKNLVNLGRMKIADCKMIEQIIQLQVGEEAKDCIVFKELEYLTLDCLPSLTSFCLGNYALEFPSLKQVVVRQYPKMKIFSQGVLDTPMLNKVNITEEEKDDDERCWEGNLNDTIKKKLFNEMNSKEEIEPTLQIQ
- the LOC102611187 gene encoding disease resistance protein At4g27190-like isoform X4; translation: MLKSSSFGKSLLLLSSTRSSHSSLVKTCNISSIFKVNTAAHQLLSQTEVGLAAFSSIVSEGAKSLFKPIIRQISYVFKYQSYIDGLKDQVKQLEHKRERVEIPVHQATQQGDEIYKDVADWLNSVKEFTQGAAKSITDDEDRAKKFCFKGLCPNLISRYKLSRQAAKAAEAAASLVGKGNFSNVSHRPTPKLVELIQVKDFEAFDSRMKVFQDVMEALRDDKLNIIGVYGMGGVGKTTLVKQVAKQVLEDKLFDKVAMAEVTENPDHQKIQDELASDLGIKFELNESIFDRANQLCGALKNKERHLIILDNIWRELEFDKVGIPSRDVEKERMGDQRRCTIILTSRRQDLLRNVMNSQKEIQIDALLKEEALQLFKKIVGDSMKTFAFQSIADEIVERCGGLPVALITLAKALKNERLDTWKDVLNQLRSSNAKEIDGMEINVYISIKLSYDLLGSKEAKSLFLLCGLFSEGHAIPVSSLLRCGMGMGYFKNVYTLEEARSRVHTLIGKLKSSCLLLDGDAEDEVKMHDVIHAVAVSIAEEELMFNIPNVADLEKKMEETIRKDPIAISLPYRDIQELPERLGCPRLELLLLHTKGLCSMQVKDHFFKGTEGLKVLNFTGIHFSSLPSSLGCLINLQTLCLDYCRLKDIAIVGQLKKLEILSLVYSDIKQLPLGIGRLTRLQLLDLSNCRSLELIPPNVISKLSRLEELFMHNSFSQWDKVEGGSNASLVELKGLSNLTTLEIDVSDSEILPPDFVSVELERYKIFIGQTSVRRHVTSKTSTLMVLKGPEKVSLLLGNDRTKMLLKRTEDLRLQSQKGVQNVVHELDDGEGFPRLQHLLVSDCSEILHIVGSVGRVRCKVFPLLESLDLINLTNLETICYSQLREDQSFSNLRIINVDSCPKLKYLFSFSMAKNLLGLQKVRVKNCDNLKMIIGPDMEKPTTQGFTEINAEDDPVHQVTFPRLEELQLGGLTNIKKLWPDQFQGMYCCQNLTKVTVWSCHRLKYLFSYSMVNSLGQLQQLEIRNCRSMEGVVNNTTGGLGGRDELKVFPKLHSLWLRYLPKLSSFASPEDVIHTEMQPQSFFDEKVRLPSLEVLQISEADKLRKIWHHLLASKSFSKLKELEISGCNNLLNIFPSLVGIPNSLVNLNVAHCEKIVEIIGHVGEEAKENRIAFNELKHLALVDLPRLTSFCLENYTLEFPLLEGVSMTHCRNMKPFSQGIVSTPKLHEVQVTEKNEDELRHWEGNLNSTIQKCYEEMIGFCDIEYLQLSDFPCLKEIWHGQALPVSFFNNLEELEVDDCTNMSSAIPANLLRCLNNLRCLEVRNCDSIEEVLHLEELNADKEHISPLFPKLSELRLIDLPKLKRFCNFTENIIEMLMLWSLTIENCPNMETFVSNSVVHVTTDNKKPQKLTLEENFLLADQVQPLFDEKVAFPLLMELKLSRLHKVQHLWKENDESNKAFANLGSLEISECSKLQKLVPPSWHLENLWGLEVSKCHRLINLSTLSTSKNLVNLGRMKIADCKMIEQIIQLQVGEEAKDCIVFKELEYLTLDCLPSLTSFCLGNYALEFPSLKQVVVRQYPKMKIFSQGVLDTPMLNKVNITEEEKDDDERCWEGNLNDTIKKKLFNEMNSKEEIEPTLQIQ
- the LOC102611187 gene encoding disease resistance protein At4g27190-like isoform X2 yields the protein MLKSSSFGKSLLLLSSTRSSHSSLVKTCNISSIFKVNTAAHQLLSQTEVGLAAFSSIVSEGAKSLFKPIIRQISYVFKYQSYIDGLKDQVKQLEHKRERVEIPVHQATQQGDEIYKDVADWLNSVKEFTQGAAKSITDDEDRAKKFCFKGLCPNLISRYKLSRQAAKAAEAAASLVGKGNFSNVSHRPTPKLVELIQVKDFEAFDSRMKVFQDVMEALRDDKLNIIGVYGMGGVGKTTLVKQVAKQVLEDKLFDKVAMAEVTENPDHQKIQDELASDLGIKFELNESIFDRANQLCGALKNKERHLIILDNIWRELEFDKVGIPSRDVEKERMGDQRRCTIILTSRRQDLLRNVMNSQKEIQIDALLKEEALQLFKKIVGDSMKTFAFQSIADEIVERCGGLPVALITLAKALKNERLDTWKDVLNQLRSSNAKEIDGMEINVYISIKLSYDLLGSKEAKSLFLLCGLFSEGHAIPVSSLLRCGMGMGYFKNVYTLEEARSRVHTLIGKLKSSCLLLDGDAEDEVKMHDVIHAVAVSIAEEELMFNIPNVADLEKKMEETIRKDPIAISLPYRDIQELPERLGCPRLELLLLHTKGLCSMQVKDHFFKGTEGLKVLNFTGIHFSSLPSSLGCLINLQTLCLDYCRLKDIAIVGQLKKLEILSLVYSDIKQLPLGIGRLTRLQLLDLSNCRSLELIPPNVISKLSRLEELFMHNSFSQWDKVEGGSNASLVELKGLSNLTTLEIDVSDSEILPPDFVSVELERYKIFIGQTSVRRHVTSKTSTLMVLKGPEKVSLLLGNDRTKMLLKRTEDLRLQSQKGVQNVVHELDDGEGFPRLQHLLVSDCSEILHIVGSVGRVRCKVFPLLESLDLINLTNLETICYSQLREDQSFSNLRIINVDSCPKLKYLFSFSMAKNLLGLQKVRVKNCDNLKMIIGPDMEKPTTQGFTEINAEDDPVHQVTFPRLEELQLGGLTNIKKLWPDQFQGMYCCQNLTKVTVWSCHRLKYLFSYSMVNSLGQLQQLEIRNCRSMEGVVNNTTGGLGGRDELKVFPKLHSLWLRYLPKLSSFASPEDVIHTEMQPQSFFDEKVRLPSLEVLQISEADKLRKIWHHLLASKSFSKLKELEISGCNNLLNIFPSLLNATLYFQVGIPNSLVNLNVAHCEKIVEIIGHVGEEAKENRIAFNELKHLALVDLPRLTSFCLENYTLEFPLLEGVSMTHCRNMKPFSQGIVSTPKLHEVQVTEKNEDELRHWEGNLNSTIQKCYEEMIGFRDIEHLELSHFPRLKEIWLGRALPVSFFNNLRDLVVDDCTNMSSAIPANLLRCLNNLRWLEVRNCDSLEEVLHLEELSAKEEHIGPLFPRLLSLRLIDLPKLKRFCNFTGNIIEMPNLENLTIENCPDMETFISNSVVHVTTDNKEPQKLTSEENFLLAHQVQPLFDEKVAFPQLRWLTLSGLHKVQHIWKENDESNKVFANLGSLEISECSKLQKLVPHSWHLENLWGLEVSKCHRLINVLTLSASKNLVNLRRMKIADCKMIEQIIQSQVGEEAKDCIVFKELEYLTLDCLPSLTSFCLGNYALEFPSLKQVVVRQYPKMKIFSQGVLDTPMLNKVNITEEEKDDDERCWEGNLNDTIKKKLFNEMNSKEEIEPTLQIQ
- the LOC102611187 gene encoding disease resistance protein At4g27190-like isoform X6 — its product is MAAEVGLAAFSSIVSEGAKSLFKPIIRQISYVFKYQSYIDGLKDQVKQLEHKRERVEIPVHQATQQGDEIYKDVADWLNSVKEFTQGAAKSITDDEDRAKKFCFKGLCPNLISRYKLSRQAAKAAEAAASLVGKGNFSNVSHRPTPKLVELIQVKDFEAFDSRMKVFQDVMEALRDDKLNIIGVYGMGGVGKTTLVKQVAKQVLEDKLFDKVAMAEVTENPDHQKIQDELASDLGIKFELNESIFDRANQLCGALKNKERHLIILDNIWRELEFDKVGIPSRDVEKERMGDQRRCTIILTSRRQDLLRNVMNSQKEIQIDALLKEEALQLFKKIVGDSMKTFAFQSIADEIVERCGGLPVALITLAKALKNERLDTWKDVLNQLRSSNAKEIDGMEINVYISIKLSYDLLGSKEAKSLFLLCGLFSEGHAIPVSSLLRCGMGMGYFKNVYTLEEARSRVHTLIGKLKSSCLLLDGDAEDEVKMHDVIHAVAVSIAEEELMFNIPNVADLEKKMEETIRKDPIAISLPYRDIQELPERLGCPRLELLLLHTKGLCSMQVKDHFFKGTEGLKVLNFTGIHFSSLPSSLGCLINLQTLCLDYCRLKDIAIVGQLKKLEILSLVYSDIKQLPLGIGRLTRLQLLDLSNCRSLELIPPNVISKLSRLEELFMHNSFSQWDKVEGGSNASLVELKGLSNLTTLEIDVSDSEILPPDFVSVELERYKIFIGQTSVRRHVTSKTSTLMVLKGPEKVSLLLGNDRTKMLLKRTEDLRLQSQKGVQNVVHELDDGEGFPRLQHLLVSDCSEILHIVGSVGRVRCKVFPLLESLDLINLTNLETICYSQLREDQSFSNLRIINVDSCPKLKYLFSFSMAKNLLGLQKVRVKNCDNLKMIIGPDMEKPTTQGFTEINAEDDPVHQVTFPRLEELQLGGLTNIKKLWPDQFQGMYCCQNLTKVTVWSCHRLKYLFSYSMVNSLGQLQQLEIRNCRSMEGVVNNTTGGLGGRDELKVFPKLHSLWLRYLPKLSSFASPEDVIHTEMQPQSFFDEKVRLPSLEVLQISEADKLRKIWHHLLASKSFSKLKELEISGCNNLLNIFPSLLNATLYFQVGIPNSLVNLNVAHCEKIVEIIGHVGEEAKENRIAFNELKHLALVDLPRLTSFCLENYTLEFPLLEGVSMTHCRNMKPFSQGIVSTPKLHEVQVTEKNEDELRHWEGNLNSTIQKCYEEMIGFCDIEYLQLSDFPCLKEIWHGQALPVSFFNNLEELEVDDCTNMSSAIPANLLRCLNNLRCLEVRNCDSIEEVLHLEELNADKEHISPLFPKLSELRLIDLPKLKRFCNFTENIIEMLMLWSLTIENCPNMETFVSNSVVHVTTDNKKPQKLTLEENFLLADQVQPLFDEKVAFPLLMELKLSRLHKVQHLWKENDESNKAFANLGSLEISECSKLQKLVPPSWHLENLWGLEVSKCHRLINLSTLSTSKNLVNLGRMKIADCKMIEQIIQLQVGEEAKDCIVFKELEYLTLDCLPSLTSFCLGNYALEFPSLKQVVVRQYPKMKIFSQGVLDTPMLNKVNITEEEKDDDERCWEGNLNDTIKKKLFNEMNSKEEIEPTLQIQ